AGAACGCAGGGAAGCCTCCGGGTCGCCGGAGCATCGCAAACGCCCGACTACGTGATCGGAAACACGGCATTTCGAGAAAACAATCTGAGCGTAGCGACGACCTACCGGCGAGGGCATTGGACAGTCGAGGCCACGGCCAGCCGCTTCGACAGCGAGCTCGGCATTTTTTCCGGTGCCCATGTCAACACCGTGGAAGCCTGGGAGAACATCGTCGAACGATCTCGACCCGCGATCGACTACAATTTCAGCTATGACATCGACGCGCCGAAGCAGGAGGTGAGGCACGACCTTGCCACGCTCGGCGTCGAGCACCGAATGACAAATGGGTACCGGGTCGAAGCGAAGTACGGCATTCAGAGAAATCTGCGCCGCGAATTCGATGCGCACAGTCCAGGAGGCGGGCCGCCCTCCGCGCCGGGCGTCGAGTTGACGCTGATGACCCACTCGGTCGATGCATCGCTCCGGTCGCCCGCGATAGATGCCGCTGGAGGGGCGTTGATCTGGAGCGCGGGGCTTGCAGGCATGAACCAGGGGAATGAAAACGGCCGCGCCAGCTATCTCATTCCCAACTATCGCGCTCTTTCCGGCGGCGTCTTCACGCGCTCGACATGGAGTCGTGATCGGTGGACGGTCGATGCTGGTGCTCGTCTCGATCATCAGTGGTCGCGATCCTTTCCGCGGGACAACGGCGGGACAACGTTTCTCAATCGCACGCAGTCGTTTTGGGGCGGAAGCGGGGTGTTTAGCGTGACGTCGGAGCTGGACCCAGCATGGGAGGTGAGCCTGGCTGCGTCGACGGCGTGGCGTCCCCCTGGTTTCAGCGAACTGTACAGCGACGGTGTCCACCATGGCAGCGCACAGTACGAAGAGGGGCGGGCGGACCTCGGAGCAGAACGAGCGTGGGCTCTCGACGCCACGCTCCGTCATCACGGGGAGCGCACACGCCTTCAACTGGGCGTGTATGAAACCCGCGTCGACGATTTTATCAACCTCGTTCCTTCGGGGCAGCCCAAGGTGACGATCCGCGGGGTCTTCCCGCTCTTTCGCTACGAGCAGCGTGACGCCATACTCCGAGGCGTTGACGGCTGGGCGGAGATCGACGTCGCAGAGCCTGTGACGCTCGGACTGACGGCCTCAATCGTTCGAGGCACAGACCGATTGTCCAGCGAACCCCTCGCAGACATGCCGTCCGATCGGGGCAGTCTGTTCGCTGACCTGCGCGTCTTCCATCGTCCGGTGGCCCGTTCGCTTCGTACCGTGCGCCTTCGCATCGACGGACACCGAGTCACGCGCCAGACACGGTACCCGGAGAACGTCGACTTCGCGCCGCCTCCTGCCGGATATGCGCTTCTCGACGTGTCATTGCACAGCGACTGGCGGGTGAGCGGCGTTCCAATGTCGCTCCAGCTCGCAACAGAAAACGTGTTCGACACGCGCTATCGGGACTACCTGGACCGGATGCGATATTTCACCGATGCCTCCGGGCGAACCGTCATTCTTCGACTTCACGTGAAGGTATGACGTCTGAGTCGAAGCCTCCGAGCCCCGTCTGAGCTGTCTCTGGCCACAGAGAGCACGGCAAATATTGGCCGTCGAAGCTTTCCGTGGGCAGAGACCGATCCGCCGCAACCGGCAGCGGATGTTCAGTCTGCCATTACGTCCTTAAC
The DNA window shown above is from Longibacter salinarum and carries:
- a CDS encoding TonB-dependent receptor; translation: MPGSFGWAGEVVCRRWSQLLPWILMIAMPGAVFGQSVHGRVTDAVDSAPLANVSVVLRGTSTGVATNQRGEFSLRLPVPGTHVLVFRHLGFQTQSRTVTVRFDERIRVDVELEPVVIGAEEVIVQARALAAADAARSVETLDTGELRADRGQTLGDALQHIAGVTTLSTGPSIDKPIVRGMHSERVVLVNNGVRQEGQQWGREHAPEVDPFAPVEVSILKGAAGVEYGAGAIGGVLRLTPLPLPDSTGVGGSLDLDAFSNNGQGAGSLLLEGARAVAGGLWSWRTQGSLRVAGASQTPDYVIGNTAFRENNLSVATTYRRGHWTVEATASRFDSELGIFSGAHVNTVEAWENIVERSRPAIDYNFSYDIDAPKQEVRHDLATLGVEHRMTNGYRVEAKYGIQRNLRREFDAHSPGGGPPSAPGVELTLMTHSVDASLRSPAIDAAGGALIWSAGLAGMNQGNENGRASYLIPNYRALSGGVFTRSTWSRDRWTVDAGARLDHQWSRSFPRDNGGTTFLNRTQSFWGGSGVFSVTSELDPAWEVSLAASTAWRPPGFSELYSDGVHHGSAQYEEGRADLGAERAWALDATLRHHGERTRLQLGVYETRVDDFINLVPSGQPKVTIRGVFPLFRYEQRDAILRGVDGWAEIDVAEPVTLGLTASIVRGTDRLSSEPLADMPSDRGSLFADLRVFHRPVARSLRTVRLRIDGHRVTRQTRYPENVDFAPPPAGYALLDVSLHSDWRVSGVPMSLQLATENVFDTRYRDYLDRMRYFTDASGRTVILRLHVKV